A part of Anolis sagrei isolate rAnoSag1 chromosome 3, rAnoSag1.mat, whole genome shotgun sequence genomic DNA contains:
- the LOC132770350 gene encoding zinc finger protein 470-like — translation MHTTVNMQEKPYTCLECDKCFTSRHHLQQHGRIHTGEKPYTCLECGKNFSQSGSLHSHQRTHTGEKPYKCQECGQSFTQNSHLRRHQRTHTGEKPYECLECGKSFTLRHYLQQHRRIHTGEKPYKCLECGKSFKHSQSLYSHQRTHTGEQPYKCLDCGRSFASHGSLRSHHRTHIGEKPYKCLECGKNFTQSGRLHSHQRTHTGEKPYECLGCGKSFSLRHNLQQHERIHTGEKPYKCLQCGKSFTGSGNLRKHQQTHIGEKPYECLECGNSFTQRIHLHNHQRTHTGEKPYECLACGKSFTRRDHLQQHERIHTGEKPHQFLEDGKSFTDSGSLHEHQQILTGEKPYECLEYGKSFTDSGSLHEHQQIHTGEKPYECLEYGKSFTDSGRLHEHQQIHTGEKPTGIVVQLVECQLH, via the coding sequence ATGCATACCACTGTCAACATgcaggagaaaccctatacatgcctggagtgtgataAGTGTTTCACTTCGAGACATCATCTGCAGCAACAtggaaggattcacactggggagaaaccctatacatgtctgGAATGTGGAAAAAACTTCAGCCAGAGTGGAAGTCTGCATTCACATCAAAgaacacacactggggagaaaccctataaatgccaggagtgtggacagagcttcactcagaattcaCACCTACGTAGACACcaacgaactcacactggggagaaaccctatgaatgcctggagtgtggaaagagtttcactttgAGACATTATCTGCAGCAACATagaaggattcacactggggagaaaccttataaatgcctggagtgtggaaagagcttcaaacACAGTCAAAGTCTgtattcacatcaaaggactcacactggggagcaaccctataaatgcctggattgTGGAAGGAGCTTCGCTTCGCATGGGAGTCTACGGTCTCACCACAGAACTCACattggagagaaaccctataaatgtctggaatgtggaaagaacttcaccCAAAGTGGacgtctacattcacatcaaaggactcacactggggaaaaaccctatgaatgcctggggtgtggaaagagtttctctTTGAGACATAATCTGCAGCAACATGAAaggatccacactggggagaaaccctataaatgcctgcagtgtggaaagagctttactGGCAGTGGAAACCTACGTAAACACCAACAAACTCAtattggggagaaaccctatgaatgcctggagtgtggaaacaGCTTCACTCAGCGTATACACCTACATAACCACcaacgaactcacactggggagaaaccctatgaatgcctagcgtgtggaaagagtttcacacGGAGGGATCATCTGCAGCAacatgaaaggattcacactggtgagaaacccCATCAATTCCTGGAGgatggaaagagcttcactgatagTGGAAGTCTACATGAACACCAACAAATTcttactggggagaaaccctatgaatgcctggagtatggaaagagcttcactgatagTGGAAGTCTACATGAACACCAAcaaattcacactggggagaaaccctatgaatgcctggagtatggaaagagcttcactgatagTGGAAGACTACATGAACACCAAcaaattcacactggggagaaacccactgggattgtggtgcagctggttgagtgtcagctgcattaa